One Paenibacillus sp. SYP-B4298 genomic window, TGGAGGCGTTGTCCCTGTATGGGCGCACGGAGCGTCAGGAGGAGCGGATCGGCGCGTTGCAGCAGCAGCTCGGACAGCATCAGGATCGACAGCATTGGATTACTGCCGCGACAGGCGGTCTGATGAGCGGCCTGGCCAACCTGACGATGTGGCTGATGCTGGTGGCATGCATCCCGCTGGTTGTGTCGGGTGCTATGGAGGGCTATATGATCCCGGCATTAATGCTGGCTGCCTTCGCCTGCTTCGAGGCGCTGCTCCCCTTGCCCCAGACCTTCCAGCACTTCTCGCAGACGGTTTCCTCCGGCAGCAGGCTATTGAAGCTGGCGGAAGACGCGGATCAGATGACAGCTCAGATGGCGAGCGCTCCACATGCGGACGCATCGCAGGCTGTTCGACACGCAGCACCCGCCGCAGCGGATGCTGCTGAGCCAGCGAAGGCCGCTGCTGCCGAGCCAGCAGAAGCCGCTGCTGACGGACAACAGCGGCCAGCCGGGGCACAGAGCAGACGGCATTCTGTGTCAGCCAGCATACTCGCGGAGGGCGAGTCGCCACAGCCAGCTAGCGCGCTGTCAGCAGCGGAGGCCGAGCAGTCGGCAGTTGACATGGAGGCAGATCGCAGCAGGGCTTGGCGCACCGAGCTTACAGGGGTCTCCTTCCGCTATGCGGAGCAGGAGCACGATGCACTGCGTAACATCTCCCTTACACTGGAACGCGGCAAGCAGGTCGCGGTGGTCGGCGAGAGCGGGGCGGGCAAGAGCACACTGCTGCAGTTGCTGCTCAAGCTGCGGGACTATCCGGCGGGAAGCATCACGATTAACGGTCACGAATTGAAGGAAATGAGCAGTGAGAGCGTCCGTTCCCAATTTGCAGTCGTCTCACAGCAGGTGCAGTTGTTCAATGCTTCCGTTGCCGATAATCTGCGCCTTGGCCGCACGGATGCCACCGAGTCGGAGCTGCGTGAGGCGGCGCGGCTGGCGATGCTGGATGAGAGAATCGAACGCCTGCCGCAAGGCTATGACACGGTGATCGGCGAATGGGGAGCGAAGCTGTCCGGGGGCGAGCGCCAGCGTCTGGCATTAGCCAGAGCGCTCGTGCGCAATGCCCCGGCTCTGCTGTTCGATGAGCCGGGCAGCGGGCTGGACGCCTTGACGGAGCGAGCCTTCGGCGACAGCATCCAGCAGGTGCTGCAGGAGCGGGCAGTGCTCTGGGTCACGCACAAGCTGTCAGGGCTGGAGCGCATGGATGAGATTATCGTACTGCACGGCGGCACCATTCGAGAACGGGGAACCCATGCCGAGCTATTGCGCAGCAAAGGGATGTATTGGCGCATGTGGACGATCCAACAGCAGGAGGCGTGGAGCCGTTATTTAGCATAGCATCATGGAATGGGGCTGCCCGCTGCCCGGCGGGGGGAGATGGGCGGCGGAGTGAAGCTTCAATTCGCTGCGGCTCGCATAGGGGAGGCAATAGAAAAGGGTGGAACAGATTTGAAGCATCCGTTCCACCTTGGCTGTTATATCGTTTGTTAATGGCAGCGAAAGCTGTCTAAGCTCAGGCTTTGTTGTTGCTGCCGAAGAGACGGATTTTGCTGCGGATGACGTCTTTCATCGCTTCGCGGGCAGGCCCTTGATATTTTCGAGGGTCTGTTTCGGTGTCGTTGGATGCGATGAATTTGCGAACCGCCGCAGTATAAGCGACGAGATTTTCCGTATTGACGTTGATTTTGCCGATGCCGGCAGCAATTGAATTGCGGATCGCATCGTCCGGGATGCCTGACCCCCCATGGAGAACGACGGATACATCAATGGCATTTGCAACCTTCTCAATGATGTCTGTTCTAATGTTGGGCTCTCTCTTGTACATGCCGTGAGCCGAGCCGACCGCGATCGCCATGGCATCGACCTTCGTCTCATTCCAGAAATAGATGGCTTCCTCTGGCTTAACCAATGCGGCATCCGCTTCATCGACGGTATGATCGTCTTCGGTTCCTCCAATGGAGCCCAGCTCCGCTTCAACAGATACGCCGACGGCGTGGGCGGCTGCAACCACCTGCTTCGTTAAGCGAATATTTTCCTCCAGCGGGTATCTCGATCCGTCGAACATCACCGAGCTGAAGCCTGCCTGAATGCATTTCATGGCAACCTCGAAGCTGCTGCCGTGGTCCAGGTGCAGGGCAACCGGGACGCTGACCTTGCTGGCCGCAAGCTTGGCTACAGCGACGCAATAGTCGAGTCCCATATACTTGATGGACATTTCTCCCGCTCCAAAAATAACGGGGGCATTCTCTTCCTCTGCAACCGTGGCAACGATGTCGGCGAATTCCAGCGTAATGACGTTAAATTGACCTACCGCAAACTTTTCTTTTTTCGCTTTAGGCAGAAAGCGGCTCATTGGAACTAATGTATTCATTAGAATCACTCCGATTATGATAGAATATGTTAGAATGCTGTTAGGTCGTGTCTGAACACCCGTTCAAGGGCATCTCCCGCCGCCTGTTCGCCCCATGCTGCGTTGCCTTTTCTTGACGTACCCCGGTACGCCTGCGAAAAAGCGCCTTGCCTGGAACGAACATTCGGCCAGATCGGATTCGTTCAGAGTGTTCAGACACGCCCTAGTAAGGCGTGGAGATTTTATCCTATTTGTTCATGTAAGCTTCGATCTGTGGAACGAGACGGTCGGCCGTAAACCCGAATTTTTCGATCATGTGGTCTCCGGGCGCGGATGCGCCGAATCGATCTATTCCGAAGGTCAAGCCATGGAAGCCTACATATCGTTCCCAACCGGATGGATGCGCCATCTCGAGCGCTACACGTTTGACAACGGAAGGGGGGAGGACGGTGTCTTTGTAAGCTTGACCTTGCAAGTCGAATAGCTCCCGACAAGGCATGCTCACAACACGGACGCCGAGTCCTCTCTGACTGAGTTGCTCGCGAATTTGCAAGCTGAGATTGACCTCGGAACCAGAGGCAATCAGGATCAGATCAGGTTCTCCGTGCTCTGCATCTGCAAGGACGTAAGCTCCGTTCGACAATTGATCGGCATGCTCGGCTGTCCCTGGCAGTACGGGGAGATCCTGACGGGAAAGAATAAGCGATACGGGTCGATCGTGTTGGGATAGCGCTAAGCGATATGCAGCTACGGTTTCATTGGCATCGGCAGGGCGAACCACGAGCATGTTCGGAATCAGGCGCAAGGAGGGAATGTGCTCAATCGGCTGGTGTGTCGGTCCATCCTCTCCATAGGCGATGCTGTCATGTGTGAATACGTAGATTACAGGCTGCCTCATCAGGGCAGAAAGGCGCATGGCTGGACGCATATAATCGGAGAAGACGAGAAATGTTCCGCCATATGCGCGAGCTCCGCCATGCAGGAGAATCCCGTTCATTATGGCGCCCATTGCGAATTCCCGAACGCCATACCAGATGTTGCGGCCTTCGTATTGCTTGGGCGAAAAATTTGGCGATTGCTTCATCAGAGTTTTATTGGAGGAGGCCAGGTCAGCCGATCCGCCAAGCAGATTGGGGAGCGTGTCTCCTATCGCATTAAGAATATCCTCGGATGCCTGACGAGTTGCAATGGGCGTGTGATCCGGCGAGTAGACGGGCAAGTGCTCGTCCCAGTTAGTCGGAAGCTTGCCGTCAATAGCGAGCCGAAGCTGGTCTGCAAGCTGCGGATAAGCTTGGCTATACTGCTCCCATAGCTGGTTCCATTCTTCTTCGGCTTGAATGCCAAGCTTGTTGAGCTGCAAGAAATGATCGCGGACTTCATCTGGAACATGGAACGGTTCATGAGTCCAATTGTAGAACTCGCGTACAAGCTTGACTTCGCTGCTGCCTAGCGGCGAGCCGTGCGAAGCGGATTTTCCGCCTTTATTCGGGCTGCCGTGACCAATGATAGTATTAATCTCGATCAGCGTCGGGCGGTCTTTGTCCTGCTTGGCTTCCAGAATCGCGGCTTCGATTGCGTCCAGATCATTGCCGTCCCGGACCTGCAAAACCTGCCAACCGTAGGCCTGAAAGCGGAGCTTCACGTCCTCGGTGAAGGATAGATCGGTTTCGCCATCCAGGGTGATGCGGTTGGAATCGTATAGGACGATAAGCTGTCCCAGCTTGAGATGTCCCGCAATGGAGGCGGCCTCTTGACTGACCCCCTCCATTAGATCTCCATCGCCGCATAAGGCATACGTGTGATGATGGATGATTTCATAGTCAGGGCGGTTGTAGACAGCCGCAAGAAACCGTTCCGTAAGCGCCATTCCGACGGACATGGCCATTCCTTGGCCAAGCGGTCCCGTTGTGGCCTCTACTCCCTCGGTGTGACCGAACTCCGGATGACCGGGTGTTTTACTGTTCCAGCGTCTGAATTGCTTCATATCCTCAATGGAAACATCAAAACCGCTCAAATGAAGCAAGCTGTACAGCATCATAGAGCCATGGCCCGCCGATAAGACGAAGCGGTCACGGTTGAACCATTTTGGATTGGCGCTGTTCTGACGAAGTATTCGTGTCCATAGCGTATAGGCCATTGGGGATGCGCCTAATGGCATGCCGGGGTGACCAGAGTTGGCGTGTTCAATAGCATCAATAGCTAACATTCGAATGGTATTGATCGACAACTGATCAATTTCCGATCTGATTCTAGTCATTTCCTCACTCCCTACAGGTGTAATTTTGTCCAATTGATCTGTTTCGATCAATTACACTCCAATAGTAAGCGATTACAAAACATTTTACAATCATAAAAAATAAAAAGAAAACGCTTTACATTTCCGTAACGATCATTATATACTGATGACATCACAGATTCGATCACAAAATGATCATTATTGGATGAACTCAAAAGAAAAGGTGACAAATTGTGATCTTGAAAAAACGGCATGATCAGATTATTGAAATGATAAAGGCAAAGAAAACGATAAGTATCATAGAAATTGTGGACGAATTGCAGATTTCCGAGATTACGGCTCGCCGGGATTTAAGCTTTCTGGAGAACAATACGAATCTGCTCGTTAGAATCAGAGGCGGCGCCCAGCTAGTTGAAGATGACTCGGAGAAGAAAACCTCTTATCTGAACGAGAGGTTCACGATGAAGCTGACGCGTAATTCGGAAGCTAAGGAGGCGATTGGAAAGCTGGCTGCATCGCTTGTCAATGAAGGGGAAACAATTATCATCGATGCCGGAACGACAACGATACAGGTCGCCAAAAATTTACCGGAGCGTAAAAATCTGACGGCAGTTGTATCGGCCGTTAATATTGCGGAAGAGCTGGAGGATAAGGAGGGGGTTCTGACGATTATTACCGGCGGAGTATTTCGGTCGAGAACAACAACCTTGCTGAGTCCTTTTATTGAACAAAGCCTAATGAGCATATATGCGGAGAAGGTCTTTATCGGTTCGTCCGGAATATCTTTGACTCATGGAGTTACGGATGAGGATATTATGGAAACCGAGGTCAAGAAAGTGCTTCTGAAGTCGGGCAAAGAAATCTATTGGCTGGTCGATTCTTCGAAGATTAATGTCATCGGCTCCTTCCAGATTTCTAAGATCGAGGAGCATCATACGATCATTACGGACGATGGAATCTCTGCGGAAATGAAAACACTACTTGAGACTAAATGCCGCGTTATGATCGCGGAAAGGAGGTGACTTTCTAGTGAATGTGCTGATTGCACAGTCTGGCGGACCGACTCCTGTAATTAACAGGTCCTTGCAGGGGGCGGTCGAGCAGGCTGTGAGATTAAAAGGCATCAATCATGTATACGCATCTCGCAATGGCATTGAAGGCATACTGAACGAGCAGCTTGTCCTGCTGGAGGGGAGGCTGGCGGAGCTTGAGCAAGCTTCCCTCCAGCCAGGCTCCGTGCTTGGGGCCTCCCATTACCTGCTTGCAGACGGCGATTTTGAGCGAATTATTCATCGACTAGAGCAGCTTCAAGTAAATATTTTCTGCTTTATCGGGGGGAATGGCTCATCTCGGATGGTAAAAGCCTTGCATCAGCTTGCGCTATCGATGGGAAAGAATATTCAGTTTGTCCATATTCCCAAGACGATAGATAATGATCTGTTAGGAACAGATCATACGCCTGGTTTTGCAAGCGCTTCAAAATTGGTATCTCACATGATTCAGTGGATTGGAATGGATATGGCTTCCATGAAGGCCTATGACAAGGTCGGGATCGTAGAAGTCATGGGGGGAAATGCAGGATGGCTTGCGGCAGCAAGCGCTTTGGGCAAGAAAAATGCAAGCGCTTACCCGCAGCTCGTCTATATGCCAAAGCATGAAACGGATGTGGAGCACTTTCTTGCGCAGGTGGAAGAAGCTTATCGCAGTTATGGACAGGTTATGGCTGTCATTCCAGATCACATAAAATTTCGGAATATTCAGTCAGATCAGACGGGGAACAAACAAATTCGCGATCGTCTGAATACGGGAATCAGCGGACATCTTGCCGCAGCGGTACGCGAGCGTCTCGGCTTAAAAACTCGCGTCACAGCACCGGGCGTACTCTACAGATGCATGAGCGGGATGGCTTCCCAGTGTGATATGACGGAGGCCTACAGGCTTGGAGCAGAAGCCGTCAGATTCGCTTCCGAAGGCTTGTCGGGCGGCATGGTGCGATTGAGGCGAGTTTCCAACGACCCTTATCATTGCGACATAGAATGGATTGAATTGGACGATATCGCGGGTAAGGAAAGATATTTGCCTCCCGAGTTCTGGGATGCCGAGCAACAGATGCCTACCCGGGAATTTAGAGAATATATGTTGCCTTTAGTAGATGGACAAGTCCCTGAACCGGTTTCACTGTAAGAACAATATAATCCAGTCACAAAGGGGAGCTTTATGTGAAATTGAAAAGCATGTTGGGCTTAATCACAGCGATGGTATTATTGTTGACCGCTTGTTCACCGCCTTCTACAGGGTCTAACAAAGTCGAAGAGCAGAACATAGCCAAAGAAGGAGAAAGGACACAAATTCACTGGCTGCAGCACTGGGTGAGCGAGCAAGGACCGGACAAGATCAACGAAGTTAAGGCTGCGTTCGAAGCCAAGCACCCGGAAATTGAATTGATTATCGATGATCTTCCATTCGCACAGGAGCATGACAAGATTCTTTCGCTTGATCTTGCGGGCTCTCCCCCGGATATTATTACAGCAAGCGGAGCTTGGGTAACTGAATTTGCGGATGCGGGGATTATTTCTCCGATAGATGAGTATGTTGCGCAGCTTCCGCAAGAATACAAGGACGCGTTAGAAGGTCCTATGTTCCTTCCTTGGAAAGGCAAGCTCTACGGCGTACCGGTAACGTTCGGCAATATGGGCTTGTTCTACAACAAGAAAATTCTCGAAGCCGCCAACGTGCAACCGCCAACAACCTGGGAAGAGTTCGAAGCGGCGGCCGTCAAAGTAACGGATGCGAGTAAAAATCAATATGCGATGACTGGTAATCTGGTTGCGGATCCGCCAACGGTCATCAGCTACGAAATTTTCCCTTATATTTTGCAGGCAGGCGGCAAAATCATTAATAACAACCGTGCGGCATTCAATAGCCCGGAAGGCGTGCAAGCGCTGGAGTTCTACAAACGCTTAGTTAAAGAGCTTAAGGTAATGACGCCAGGCGAGCTGAGTGCCGGCGAGAAAGAGAAGAGAGCCAACTTCAGCGCAGGCAACATTGCGTTTATGTTCGAGGGGCCGTGGGGTGTCGCTATTCAGAAAAAAGCGAATCCGAATCTGGAGTTTGGCGTTGTTCCAATGCCTGCTGGCAAAACGACCGGGACGATTGCGCAAGGCTCTGTGCTTACCTTGGCGGCAAAAGGAAAAAATAAGGACGCAGCGTGGAAATTCATCGAATTCATGGGCAGTGCGGAAGGGCAATTGCTGTGGGATAAGGCGACTAACTTCTTCCCGTATAACAAGCAGACGATGCAGGACGAGTATTTCCAAAGCAATGAGTACCTGAAAGTGTTTATCGACCAACACAATAACGCTAAGAATGTAGAAGTCATTGATAATTTCCTGCCGGATGCTACGGATCTGAGGAAGCAATTTACGATCGAGGTGCAAAATTTCCTGACGGATAAGAAAACGGCGCAGGAAGCGCTTGAAGATGCCGCAGCCTATTGGGATGCTGCCTTCGTTAAAGCAGGGCTGTAAGAGAACGGTAAGCGATACTTGAGAACAAGGGGAACTCCGTCTCCGTCGGAGTTCCCTGCTCAGGAAGAGAGGATGCTGGATGAAACAATCCCACACCAACAGAGAAAATCACCTGAAGTCTTCCGGTCGTTCTCGATCCCAAGGACTAATGGATTTCTTTATAAAAGCGTCTTTCGTAATGCCTGCAATGATTCTGCTGTTGCTGCTGACCGGTTATCCATTATTTCAGGTTATCCAAATGAGTTTCTTTGACTACACCGACAAGGCGAACCCGGTATTTACAGGCGCCTCCAACTACGAAGCGATCATAAACGATCCTTTGTTCTGGAATGCCATGAGCAATACGGCCGTTTTTACAATTGCCAGCGTCATCTGTGGATTGGTGCTTGGATTAACGCTTGCAATTCTGTTGAATCAGCCTATCAATACGAGGTTCCGCGCTATTTACAGATCGTTGTTGATGTTCCCGTGGCTAACCTCGTCCACTGTCATTGCGGCAACATGGATATTGATTCTTAGTCCTTTCGGTTTGTTGAACTGGTTTCTGAGATCCATTGGCTTGGAATCGCTTGGTCAGACCGCGTGGCTCAGCGAAGAAAGCACGGCCATGTTCGGCGTTGTGCTTGCGAATATATGGCGGAGCTTTCCGTTCATGATGCTGATGTTTCTTGCCGGCCTGCAAACGATTTCCAAGGAGTTGTACGAGGCTGCCGAAATCGATGGGGCAGGGTTTATGCATCGCTTGCGATATATCACGATTCCCCAGTTGAAGAGCATACTGCTCACGGTAGCTATGCTGGAGATGATCTGGAACTTCCGTTCCTTCGATCTCGTGTTCCTGATGACGGGCGGCGGGCCAATGAACGCTACGGAGGTCATGTCCACCTTCATCTATCACTTTGCATTCCGAAAGCTTAATTTCGGTTATGCTTCCGCCGCTGCGATTATTATGCTTCTTATTATGATTTCAGCATCGATTCTGTACTTAAGGGCATCACTGAGGAAGGAGGCGAATGACCATTGAGAAGGCGCAATCAAGTCTCCACATATTTGACTATTGTCGTTCTCGGCAGCATCCTGATGGTTCCGATTGCCTGGATGATCAGTATTGCGTTCCGCAGCAATCCGGATGTCTTCTCCATGCCCTTGCAATTAATACCGGAGCATCCAACGCTTGACGCCTTTAGAACGGTATTCGGCAACAAGAGCTTGCTTCGCCTGTTTGTGAACAGCTACATCATTGCTCTGTCGGTAACCGCCATCTGTATTCTGTTCGCCTCGTTGGCGGGGTATGGCTTTACGCGCTTCAAGTTCAAAGGCAAAAATGGCGCGCTTATTTATATCCTGCTTACGCAAATGTTTCCGATGGTTCTGCTCAGCATTCCTTACTTCTTGTTCATTACGAGCGTCGGTCTGTACAACACGTATATTGCGCTGATTCTGGCCTATACCTCGTTCTCGCTGCCCTTCTCCATTATGATGATGCGCGATTTCATCGCCACGATCCCCAAGGAGATGGATGAAGCTGCGACAATTGACGGCTGCGGGCCCTTCAAGACCTTCTTCTTAATTATTCTGCCGCCGAGCTTGCCGGGCTTGATCGCAACTGGCGTCTACACCTTCATTCTGGCCTGGAATGAATTCCTGTTTGCCGTCGTGCTTACGAACTCCGTTAACGTCAGGCCTTTAACGATTGGAATCGGAATGCTGATCGGGGAATTCGCGACAGAGTGGAATGCGTTGATGGCCCTGTCCTTCATGGCCAGTGTACCCCTGATTCTAGTCTTCCTCTTCCTGCAAAAGTATTTCCTGCAAGGCTTGACTGCGGGGAGCGTGAAGTAAGCAACCGGAACGGCGCACAGACAAAAAACTATAGATTGACGAGGTTGAGCACCTATGATATCACCTTATATCGTGAAGAGCGCTACGCAACCGGATGCTTCGGGTCAGGTGCTTACGGTAACCCCTGAATCCGCCGGATGGGAGTATGTCGGTTTTCAGATTTACAAGCTGGGCATCGGTCAAAGACTGGAGCGGCTGACGGGGGACCGAGAGGTATGTATCGTCCTGCTGAGCGGCAAAGCGAATGTAGGCACGAAGCATGAGCAATGGCAGGAAATCGGCAAGCGAATGAATATTTTCGAGAAAACGCCGGCATTTTCAGTGTATATTCCCTCCAATGACCAGTATAGCGTTGAGGCGGTAACGGAGCTGGAGATTGCCATCTGTTCCTCTCCGGGCAAAGGCACGTACAAGGCCCGATTGATTGCGCCGGAGAATGTCGGCGTGCTGACGCGCGGCTCCGGTCCGGTCGAGCGTCTTGTCCACAATATTTTGCCGGAGGATCAGGAAGCAGACAGCTTATTGGTTGTCGAGGTCTATACGCCTGGCGGCAATTGGTCCAGCTACCCTTCGCACAAGCATGATACGTTGAATTTGCCGCATGAGTCTCAGTTGGAAGAAACCTATTATCATCGTCTGAATCCGGAAGACGGCTTTGGCTTTCAACGGATCTATACAGACGATCGCTCCTTGGACGAGGCGCT contains:
- a CDS encoding diphosphate--fructose-6-phosphate 1-phosphotransferase, which codes for MLIAQSGGPTPVINRSLQGAVEQAVRLKGINHVYASRNGIEGILNEQLVLLEGRLAELEQASLQPGSVLGASHYLLADGDFERIIHRLEQLQVNIFCFIGGNGSSRMVKALHQLALSMGKNIQFVHIPKTIDNDLLGTDHTPGFASASKLVSHMIQWIGMDMASMKAYDKVGIVEVMGGNAGWLAAASALGKKNASAYPQLVYMPKHETDVEHFLAQVEEAYRSYGQVMAVIPDHIKFRNIQSDQTGNKQIRDRLNTGISGHLAAAVRERLGLKTRVTAPGVLYRCMSGMASQCDMTEAYRLGAEAVRFASEGLSGGMVRLRRVSNDPYHCDIEWIELDDIAGKERYLPPEFWDAEQQMPTREFREYMLPLVDGQVPEPVSL
- the iolB gene encoding 5-deoxy-glucuronate isomerase gives rise to the protein MISPYIVKSATQPDASGQVLTVTPESAGWEYVGFQIYKLGIGQRLERLTGDREVCIVLLSGKANVGTKHEQWQEIGKRMNIFEKTPAFSVYIPSNDQYSVEAVTELEIAICSSPGKGTYKARLIAPENVGVLTRGSGPVERLVHNILPEDQEADSLLVVEVYTPGGNWSSYPSHKHDTLNLPHESQLEETYYHRLNPEDGFGFQRIYTDDRSLDEALAICNEDVVLVPKGYHPVSSPPGFELYYLNVMAGPVRTWKFHNDKDHERLIPLFMK
- the tkt gene encoding transketolase; amino-acid sequence: MTRIRSEIDQLSINTIRMLAIDAIEHANSGHPGMPLGASPMAYTLWTRILRQNSANPKWFNRDRFVLSAGHGSMMLYSLLHLSGFDVSIEDMKQFRRWNSKTPGHPEFGHTEGVEATTGPLGQGMAMSVGMALTERFLAAVYNRPDYEIIHHHTYALCGDGDLMEGVSQEAASIAGHLKLGQLIVLYDSNRITLDGETDLSFTEDVKLRFQAYGWQVLQVRDGNDLDAIEAAILEAKQDKDRPTLIEINTIIGHGSPNKGGKSASHGSPLGSSEVKLVREFYNWTHEPFHVPDEVRDHFLQLNKLGIQAEEEWNQLWEQYSQAYPQLADQLRLAIDGKLPTNWDEHLPVYSPDHTPIATRQASEDILNAIGDTLPNLLGGSADLASSNKTLMKQSPNFSPKQYEGRNIWYGVREFAMGAIMNGILLHGGARAYGGTFLVFSDYMRPAMRLSALMRQPVIYVFTHDSIAYGEDGPTHQPIEHIPSLRLIPNMLVVRPADANETVAAYRLALSQHDRPVSLILSRQDLPVLPGTAEHADQLSNGAYVLADAEHGEPDLILIASGSEVNLSLQIREQLSQRGLGVRVVSMPCRELFDLQGQAYKDTVLPPSVVKRVALEMAHPSGWERYVGFHGLTFGIDRFGASAPGDHMIEKFGFTADRLVPQIEAYMNK
- a CDS encoding carbohydrate ABC transporter permease, with the protein product MRRRNQVSTYLTIVVLGSILMVPIAWMISIAFRSNPDVFSMPLQLIPEHPTLDAFRTVFGNKSLLRLFVNSYIIALSVTAICILFASLAGYGFTRFKFKGKNGALIYILLTQMFPMVLLSIPYFLFITSVGLYNTYIALILAYTSFSLPFSIMMMRDFIATIPKEMDEAATIDGCGPFKTFFLIILPPSLPGLIATGVYTFILAWNEFLFAVVLTNSVNVRPLTIGIGMLIGEFATEWNALMALSFMASVPLILVFLFLQKYFLQGLTAGSVK
- a CDS encoding class II fructose-bisphosphate aldolase produces the protein MNTLVPMSRFLPKAKKEKFAVGQFNVITLEFADIVATVAEEENAPVIFGAGEMSIKYMGLDYCVAVAKLAASKVSVPVALHLDHGSSFEVAMKCIQAGFSSVMFDGSRYPLEENIRLTKQVVAAAHAVGVSVEAELGSIGGTEDDHTVDEADAALVKPEEAIYFWNETKVDAMAIAVGSAHGMYKREPNIRTDIIEKVANAIDVSVVLHGGSGIPDDAIRNSIAAGIGKINVNTENLVAYTAAVRKFIASNDTETDPRKYQGPAREAMKDVIRSKIRLFGSNNKA
- a CDS encoding ABC transporter substrate-binding protein yields the protein MKLKSMLGLITAMVLLLTACSPPSTGSNKVEEQNIAKEGERTQIHWLQHWVSEQGPDKINEVKAAFEAKHPEIELIIDDLPFAQEHDKILSLDLAGSPPDIITASGAWVTEFADAGIISPIDEYVAQLPQEYKDALEGPMFLPWKGKLYGVPVTFGNMGLFYNKKILEAANVQPPTTWEEFEAAAVKVTDASKNQYAMTGNLVADPPTVISYEIFPYILQAGGKIINNNRAAFNSPEGVQALEFYKRLVKELKVMTPGELSAGEKEKRANFSAGNIAFMFEGPWGVAIQKKANPNLEFGVVPMPAGKTTGTIAQGSVLTLAAKGKNKDAAWKFIEFMGSAEGQLLWDKATNFFPYNKQTMQDEYFQSNEYLKVFIDQHNNAKNVEVIDNFLPDATDLRKQFTIEVQNFLTDKKTAQEALEDAAAYWDAAFVKAGL
- a CDS encoding DeoR/GlpR family DNA-binding transcription regulator; the encoded protein is MILKKRHDQIIEMIKAKKTISIIEIVDELQISEITARRDLSFLENNTNLLVRIRGGAQLVEDDSEKKTSYLNERFTMKLTRNSEAKEAIGKLAASLVNEGETIIIDAGTTTIQVAKNLPERKNLTAVVSAVNIAEELEDKEGVLTIITGGVFRSRTTTLLSPFIEQSLMSIYAEKVFIGSSGISLTHGVTDEDIMETEVKKVLLKSGKEIYWLVDSSKINVIGSFQISKIEEHHTIITDDGISAEMKTLLETKCRVMIAERR
- a CDS encoding carbohydrate ABC transporter permease, producing MKQSHTNRENHLKSSGRSRSQGLMDFFIKASFVMPAMILLLLLTGYPLFQVIQMSFFDYTDKANPVFTGASNYEAIINDPLFWNAMSNTAVFTIASVICGLVLGLTLAILLNQPINTRFRAIYRSLLMFPWLTSSTVIAATWILILSPFGLLNWFLRSIGLESLGQTAWLSEESTAMFGVVLANIWRSFPFMMLMFLAGLQTISKELYEAAEIDGAGFMHRLRYITIPQLKSILLTVAMLEMIWNFRSFDLVFLMTGGGPMNATEVMSTFIYHFAFRKLNFGYASAAAIIMLLIMISASILYLRASLRKEANDH